The sequence TCATACCATGATGAATGACGGTATTTTTTGGCAAGTTTTTGGCAATAATATTGTTTTTGCGCTTGTTACCGTTCCTGCAAGTATTGCGCTAGCAATGATGATGGCAATTTTTGTCAATGGGAAACTAAAGGGGCGCGGTTTTATGCGCCTTGCTTATTTCACACCAACGATTTTGCCAATGATTGCGGTAGCTAATATCTGGCTGTTTTTTTATACGCCGGGCTATGGATTACTAGACCAGTTTTTACAAAGCCTTGGTTTTTCAGGTCATAACTGGTTGGGTGATCCTTCAACCGTAATGGGCTGCCTTATTGTCATGGCAATATGGAAAGAAGCCGGATTTTTTATGATTTTTTATCTGGCTGCCCTCCAAAATTTATCACCAGAACTAAAAGAAGCTAGCGAAGTTGAAGGTGCAAGCCGCTGGTATTTTTTCCGGCGCGTTACTTTTCCATTGCTGATGCCAACCACACTTTTCGTCTCGATTAATGCGATTATCAACGCCTTTAAACTGGTAGATCATCTGGTTATCATGACTAAAGGTGGGCCAGATAATGCTAGCTCCCTTTTATTATACTATATTTATGAAAATGCGTTTTCTTATTGGGATACGCCCTATGCCGCAACATTAAGTGTAACCTTGATTATCGTGTTGGCGGTTATTGCAATTACTAAATTTGTTATTCTTGATCGCAGGACCCATTACCAATGAGCCGTACAACTGAATTTCTTGAAACAATTGGCGCTTGGTTTTTGGCTCTTTTATGGATCCTACCCGTGATCTATGCCTTTTGGACAGCGTTCCATCCTAGCGAATACGCGACCCGCTTCGATTTAACCGCACCGCTTACACTTGATAATTTTAAGCATGCATGGGCACAAGCACCGTTTTTACGCTATTATTTTAATACAACCTGTCTTGTATTACTTATTTTATGCGGGCAGATCATTGTTGCAACTCTTGCTGCCTATGCATTTGCGCGGTTTAATTTCATCGGCCGCGATATTTTGTTCATTCTGGTGCTTATCCAGTTGATGATTATGCCCGATGTCCTCATTGTTGAAAATTACCGCATTGTTTCAGGTCTTGGGCTACTTGATACAATCCCTGCGATGGCGCTTCCCTATATTGCGTCAGCCTTTGGCATTTTTCTACTACGGCAAACTTTTAAAAATGTTCCCAATGATCTTGTCGATGCGGCTAAGGTTGAGGGCACATCATCAATTGGTATTTTGCTAAAAGTTTTTGTGCCACTTGCAAAACCCACCTATATTGCTTTTGCCCTTGTTTCAGCAAGTTTCCATTGGAATAATTTTCTTTGGCCGCTTATTGTTACCAATTCAGTAGAAAGTCGCCCTTTAACCGTTGGTTTGGCAATTTTTGGCTCACCAGAAACTGGTGTCAACTGGTCAACCATCACCGCAGCAACAGTGATGACAATTGCCCCCCTATTAATTGCCTTTTTGTTGTTTCAACGCCAATTTGTGCAATCTTTTATGCATGCTGGTATAAAATAGGCGTGACGATTTAATTTGTAAAAGCAATAGCAACATCAAGATTATTGGAAGACCAAGATGAGCCAAGAATTTCAAGCTTCTGATTATAACATTGTTATCGAGATAGCACGCCAAGCAGGTCAATTGGCAGCGCAACATTTTAACAATATTGGGCAACTGGAAGTCATCGAAAAGGGCCATCTTGATCTTGTTTCCATTGCCGATAAGGAAGTGGAAAATTTTATCTATGGTGAAATTGACCGCCATTTTCCTGATGATGGTATTTTTGGTGAAGAAGGCGGCGCAAAGCTAAGCAAAAATGGCCGCGTATGGATCATTGATCCCATTGATGGCACATTTAATTATTTACGCGGTAGCGGCGATTGGGCTATTTCTATTGGCTTATTAGACGGTAAACAGTCAATTTTTGGTGTTGCAAATGCACCAATTCGTGGCGAGATGATTTATGGCGGTGTCAATTGCCCGCCACAACTCAATAATAGACCTTTGAAAGAATTGGCAAGCCTTGATGCTAAAAAAGCCGTCATTGATATTGCTGTCCACCCTAAATGGGCACCCATTTATGAAATGACAATGCTTGAAGAAATATTGATCCATCAAAAAATGGCCTATCGTGCAACGGGTTCCTCGGTCATTTCGCTAATGCGCGTTGCCATGGGACTAAGCGATGGCTATATCGCGGCGGGCGTTGCATCATGGGATGTGGCTGGACTTTTACCTATTTTAACCGCTTTAGGAGCAGAAAACACCCTAAATTGGCAAGATCGCCGACTTGACCAAGAAGTAAATATTTTGGTGGGTAAAAAGGGAATTATTTCGCAATTGCAAGCACTTAAAACTATTTGCTATGCACTAGAACAACAAATTACTAGCTAAAGACTATATTTGGCTTTTTGAAACTTTATAAAATTTACTTGATTTTTAAAAGCAAAGCGAATATTGAACCGTGAAATAACTCCGTATTGCTGCGGCTGCTGAACCTGCACAATTTTAGGAGTTAAGTCATGTTACATGATAAACGCCCAGTAAACATGGGCGAACATATTTTTTCATCTATTCCATATCAAGCAATTATTGCGAAAAATGAACCGCAAGGCCATTACTTACGGGCACTCGATGATTTGCGCCGCGCTTTACACGAACCGCAATTAACAAGCGATACCATTGACAATATTGTCACAACACCCGATTTTCATGCGGGCAAACCAGTACCTGTTGGGGTTGTGGTTGATACACAGCATGTCCTAATGCCTCATTTAATTGGCAATGATATTGGCTGTGGCATGCGCATGATCGTTATTGATAATGTGTCACCTGATGAATTATTGCCTGAGCTTGACGGTCATTTAAGGCATATATTATTTCAAGGTGGGCGCAATATTGCGCTGACAGGACGCAATCGCCAAGCCATTTTACAACATGGCATTTTAGGGTTATTGGATAGCTTTAAAGCAGGGCGACA comes from Bartonella sp. HY038 and encodes:
- a CDS encoding carbohydrate ABC transporter permease, translated to MSVSRKPISWKENINAWLLITPAMLLLVTFTYYPIIATFISSFFSQSRSKGSYFSGMENYHTMMNDGIFWQVFGNNIVFALVTVPASIALAMMMAIFVNGKLKGRGFMRLAYFTPTILPMIAVANIWLFFYTPGYGLLDQFLQSLGFSGHNWLGDPSTVMGCLIVMAIWKEAGFFMIFYLAALQNLSPELKEASEVEGASRWYFFRRVTFPLLMPTTLFVSINAIINAFKLVDHLVIMTKGGPDNASSLLLYYIYENAFSYWDTPYAATLSVTLIIVLAVIAITKFVILDRRTHYQ
- a CDS encoding inositol monophosphatase → MSQEFQASDYNIVIEIARQAGQLAAQHFNNIGQLEVIEKGHLDLVSIADKEVENFIYGEIDRHFPDDGIFGEEGGAKLSKNGRVWIIDPIDGTFNYLRGSGDWAISIGLLDGKQSIFGVANAPIRGEMIYGGVNCPPQLNNRPLKELASLDAKKAVIDIAVHPKWAPIYEMTMLEEILIHQKMAYRATGSSVISLMRVAMGLSDGYIAAGVASWDVAGLLPILTALGAENTLNWQDRRLDQEVNILVGKKGIISQLQALKTICYALEQQITS
- a CDS encoding carbohydrate ABC transporter permease → MSRTTEFLETIGAWFLALLWILPVIYAFWTAFHPSEYATRFDLTAPLTLDNFKHAWAQAPFLRYYFNTTCLVLLILCGQIIVATLAAYAFARFNFIGRDILFILVLIQLMIMPDVLIVENYRIVSGLGLLDTIPAMALPYIASAFGIFLLRQTFKNVPNDLVDAAKVEGTSSIGILLKVFVPLAKPTYIAFALVSASFHWNNFLWPLIVTNSVESRPLTVGLAIFGSPETGVNWSTITAATVMTIAPLLIAFLLFQRQFVQSFMHAGIK